GGAAATATTCGCCCATCGCGCAGCCGGTGTAGGGTGCGAGGAACTGAAGCGGGGCTGGTTCCGAAGCGGTTGCGGCAACAACGATGGTATATTCCATCGCGCCGTTTTCTTCGAGAGCGCGGACGATCTGGGCGACCGTCGAACGCTTCTGACCGATGGCAACATAGATGCAGAACAGCTTCTGCGAATCGTCGGTGCCCTTATGACCTTCCTTTTGGTTGATGAAGGTGTCGATCGCGACGGCGGTTTTGCCGGTCTGACGATCGCCGATGATCAGTTCGCGCTGGCCGCGGCCAACGGGAACGAGCGCATCCAGAGCCTTGAGGCCGGTCTGCACTGGCTCATGCACCGACTTACGCGGGATGATGCCGGGTGCTTTCACTTCAACGCGGCTGCGCTTTTCGAAAACGATTGGCCCCTTGCCGTCGATCGGGTTGCCGAGGCCATCGACGACGCGGCCGAGAAGACCCTTGCCGACAGGAACGTCAACGATCGTGCCGGTGCGCTTTACAACGTCACCCTCTTTGATCTCGGCATCGGAGCCGAAAATCACGACGCCGACGTTATCAGCTTCGAGGTTGAGGGCCATGCCCTGCACGCCATTGGCAAAGGCGACCATTTCACCGGCCTGGACGTTATCGAGACCGTGAATACGGGCGATACCATCGCCGACGGAAAGAACCTGACCGGTTTCGGAAACTTCGGCTTCGGTGCCAAAGGACGAAATCTGGTCCTTGATTACGCGGGAGATTTCAGCGGCGCGGATATCCATTGTCGTAGTCAGCCTTTCATCGCGTGCGCGAGAGTGTTCAGTCGTGTGCGGATCGAACCGTCGATCATCTGGCTACCGATCTTTACGATCAGGCCTCCAAGAATCGCCGGGTCGGTTTTAAGATTTACAGCCACGTCGCGGCCGATGCGGGCCTTCAACTTGGCTTTCAGCGCGGTGACCTGCTTTGCATCCAGCGGGTGAGCGGTTGTCACGTCAGCGGTGGCTTCGCCGCGGAAGTTGGCCGCCAGTTCGCGGAATGCCGTGATGACCGATGCTGCCTTGTTAAGGCGGCGATTGGTCGCAAGGACACCCAGAAAGTTGGTCGTCAACGGATCGAGCCGAAGCTCTCCGGCAACAGCCTTGATCGCCGCTGTCGCGCCCTGACGGGACACAAGCGGGCTGGAAACGAGACGTCGCAGGTCGTCTGACTGGGCGAGGGCCGAATCGAGCGTCGTCAGGCTGGCTTCAACCGCCTCGATGCTCTTTCCCTCGCGCGCGAGTCCGAACAGTGCGCTGGCATAGCGCCCTGCGAGGCTAGCTTGAATGGCGCCGGAATTCTCCACGCGTGACAGTCCCCTGAGTAATATTTAAGTCGACTGGATTGGGCGGCAAAGCTCCCGATAGCCGACGGCGCGCGCCTAGCATCGCTATTGCTGCGACGCAAGGTGGGAGGCTAAGGTTTGGCGAAACCAAAAGAGTATAGACGATGCCTTTCGAGAAAATGACCATGTCCGACGGCGCGGAAATAGAAGTGTATCGGGCAACTCCCGCTGGCGAGCGGCGTGGCGGCCTTGTTCTGATTCAGGAGATTTTCGGGGTCACTGAACATATTCAGGAACTGTGTGACGGATATGCGGCGGACGGTTACGAAGTGCTGGCTCCCGCACTCTACGACCGCGAGCATCCGGGCTTTCGCGCGAGCTATGATGGGCCGGGATTGGAGCGGGCGATAGAACTAGCGCGCAAACTGCATCCATTCGAGCTTTCGATGGAGGATACCAAGACCTGCGTCGATGCGCTGAAAGCAAAGGGACCGGTTTTTATCACGGGATATTGTTACGGCGGCTCGGTGGCGTTTCTGGCAGCGTGTCGGATCGAGGGAATCGCAGCGTCATCGGGATATTATGGTAGCCTGATTAAGAACTACCCGACCGAACATCCCAGATGCCCGACGATATTACACTTCGGACGATTCGATACCGGCATCCCGATTACCGATGTCGATGCGGTCGAGGAAGCGCAGCCCGATGTGACGGTTTATGTGTACGAGGCGGGGCACGGGTTCAATTCGGACCGCCGCAAGGATTATCATGACCAGAGTGCGGTTTTGGCGCGGGAAAGGACGTTGGCGCTGTTCAGACAGAATGGCGGGTGATGTTTGCGCGATGATGTTTGACCGCAAGCAACGGGATGCGGCGAATGGACTGTCGTCGTATCGTTGAGCCATGAACAATATCGACACGGATAAAGCGTGGGCTGCTTTCCTGGCGCGGGACCGTTTGTTTGACGGACAGTTCGTCGGCGCGGTCAAAACGACAGGCATTTATTGTAAGCCAAGTTGCGCCGCACGGCATCCACTCAGACAGAATATGGCGTTCTATGCTGATGGAGCAGCAGCGCGGGCTGCAGGATTTCGAGCTTGCCTGCGGTGTCGGCCCGACGAGATCGGACGCGACCGGGAAGCCGTGGCGAAGGCGCTCGCGATTATCGAGGCTGCAGAGGAAATTGTAGGGCTGGAAGCGTTGGCGTTCGCGGTTGGCTATGCTCCGCACCATTTTCACCGGCTGTTCAAGCGAGATACCGGGGTTACACCTGCCGCTTATGCGCGCGGTTTGCGGGCGAAACGCGCCGAGATTGCACTGGAAGGAGATGGGTCCGTGACTGAAGCGCTGTATGATGCGGGGTATCAGAGTCCAAGCCGCTTTTACGCCGCGGCTCCTGACCGGCTCGGTATGACGCCGTCGGCCTGGAAAAGGGGCGGTGCGGGTGTGGTGATTCGTTATGCCATTGTGGAAACCACGCTGGGATCGATGATGTTGGCCGCGACCGACCGGGGGATTTGCCGCCTCTCGTTCGATGAGGATGAAACAGAGTTGCGTCTTCGGTTTCCTAACGCGACCATCGAGGCTGGCGGAGAGGCGATGGCCGAACTGGTGGACGGGGCAGTCGCTGCGGTTGCCGACCCGGCGCATTTGCCCGATTTGCCGCTCGATATTGCGGGGACGGTGTTCCAGCAGGCGGTGTGGCGCGAACTGGCGCGGATTCCTGCGGGCCAGACGCTGAGCTATGCTGCGCTCGCGGCGAAGGCTGGCAATCCGAAAGCAGTGCGCGCAGCGGGGACGGCTTGCGGGGCCAATCAGGTTTCCGTGTTGATACCCTGCCACCGGGCGTTGCGGACAGATGGGACGCTGGGCGGATATGCCTATGGACTGGAGCGGAAGATCGAACTGCTGAAGCGCGAGGCTAAGGCTTAGGGCCAGCTCGGCAATCGAACACGAGCCGCTCGTTTGGCGTCGTGGGCAGCGTCTGGCGGATGGCGGTCTGCATATCGCTGACCGATTGGCGCGCTGCCGGGTCGGTTTCGCAGCCGTTTGCCGGATAGCGTGCGCGGATCGCTCGGGCGGCGTCCATCGCGTCGGCGGCCATCAAATAGCGTTCGACGATGTAGCGGCGTTTCGCTGGGTCGAACGTTTGCACAGTTATCGTCGGTTCGGTGTTCGGCACGAATGCCCGGCTCCACGTTCCGGCATTCGCACCATATTGAGTCTTGCCATTGACGCAGCCGTTATCCTGCCAGTCAAGCGGAACGTCATCGGTTTTTGAAACGGTTACGCGGCTGCGATCGGGGACCAGTGTGCAGATGTTTTGGCCGGCTGCGCTGACGGCGGTGTCGGCGACCTTTATGACGACGGGGTGATTGGTGGCGTAGCGGTCCTCGACGTCGCTGAACTTTGGTCTGCCGAGAAAGACGATGACCGAGGCGAGGATGAGCGCGACGCCGATAATGGCGGCGATGATCGCCAGCCTGTTATGCTTTTCCATTTGGCTGACCCCGGCACCGGCAAGCGCGAGTGCGCCGAACACGAGCAGGACCGCCGCGATTGCCATTCCGTTTTCGCGCTCTCCGGAAATCTGATCGCGGATGGTCAGTTTTTCCTGAGCGGCCTTGGCTGCGTCGGCGGCACCGCGCCGCGCTTCGAGGGCGGCGGCATCTTCGTCGGATTTTGTAAGGGCGGCATCGCGGGCTCCGGCTTCGCTTTCCGAAAGGCAGGGAGTGGCGACGAGTGCTGCCGCAACGCCTGCTTTTTGTAGGAAAGGCGCGAGTTCGCGGACGGATATTGCGAAGGCGAATGTCGAATCGATGCCTTCGCTTAGCGAGAGGAAACTGTTGATACCGACCACGCGACCGCAGGCGTCGACCAGAGGGCCACCGGAGTTGCCGCGTCCGATTGCCGCATCATGGAGTACGGTATCGAACCGTGCATTCGACCGGCGTCCGGCGACGTGGCCGAGTGATTTTACCGGAGATTGCGGTGTAACGACGGTATCCATGCTGCCCGCCAGCGCGCGATCGACGCCATAAGGATAGCCGATCGCGGCAACTGAAGCGCCGTCGGGCATAATGCCCGAATAAAGCGTCGCCGGTGGGATGCGACCAGTGCCGATATCGACGACAGCCAGGTCGAGGTCGGCGCGATAGGCGACCACCTTTCCTTCGTAACGGCGAGTGCCTTCGGATGGGACGATGCCGACGAAACCGTCGCCCTTTACGGCGCTTTCGACAACATGGGCGTTGGTGAGGATCTGGTTGGGCGTGACGGCGACGCCGCTGCCCATGCCGACTTCGCTGCCCTCTTCACCGCCGGAAACGACCACGACGCGGACCACGCTGCGTGAAACCGCGTCGATGTCGCGATTGTCCTGCGCCAGCGCGGGGATGGCGACGCACAGCAACAGCAATCCGAACCACCGACGAATCATGAAAACCACCCCATCAAACGAAACTA
This genomic stretch from Sphingomonas paeninsulae harbors:
- the atpA gene encoding F0F1 ATP synthase subunit alpha; this translates as MDIRAAEISRVIKDQISSFGTEAEVSETGQVLSVGDGIARIHGLDNVQAGEMVAFANGVQGMALNLEADNVGVVIFGSDAEIKEGDVVKRTGTIVDVPVGKGLLGRVVDGLGNPIDGKGPIVFEKRSRVEVKAPGIIPRKSVHEPVQTGLKALDALVPVGRGQRELIIGDRQTGKTAVAIDTFINQKEGHKGTDDSQKLFCIYVAIGQKRSTVAQIVRALEENGAMEYTIVVAATASEPAPLQFLAPYTGCAMGEYFRDNGMHALIVYDDLSKQAVAYRQMSLLLRRPPGREAYPGDVFYLHSRLLERAAKLNDANGNGSLTALPIIETQAGDVSAYIPTNVISITDGQIFLETDLFFQGIRPAINVGLSVSRVGSAAQTKAMKKVSGSIKLELAQYREMAAFAQFGSDLDASTQKLLNRGARLTELLKQKQFAPMPFEEQTASIFAGVNGYLDNIPVNAVTRFEEAMIADLRANHAGVLKTIRDTKDLGDDAKNGLKAALDAFAKTFA
- a CDS encoding F0F1 ATP synthase subunit delta, which translates into the protein MENSGAIQASLAGRYASALFGLAREGKSIEAVEASLTTLDSALAQSDDLRRLVSSPLVSRQGATAAIKAVAGELRLDPLTTNFLGVLATNRRLNKAASVITAFRELAANFRGEATADVTTAHPLDAKQVTALKAKLKARIGRDVAVNLKTDPAILGGLIVKIGSQMIDGSIRTRLNTLAHAMKG
- the ada gene encoding bifunctional DNA-binding transcriptional regulator/O6-methylguanine-DNA methyltransferase Ada, whose amino-acid sequence is MNNIDTDKAWAAFLARDRLFDGQFVGAVKTTGIYCKPSCAARHPLRQNMAFYADGAAARAAGFRACLRCRPDEIGRDREAVAKALAIIEAAEEIVGLEALAFAVGYAPHHFHRLFKRDTGVTPAAYARGLRAKRAEIALEGDGSVTEALYDAGYQSPSRFYAAAPDRLGMTPSAWKRGGAGVVIRYAIVETTLGSMMLAATDRGICRLSFDEDETELRLRFPNATIEAGGEAMAELVDGAVAAVADPAHLPDLPLDIAGTVFQQAVWRELARIPAGQTLSYAALAAKAGNPKAVRAAGTACGANQVSVLIPCHRALRTDGTLGGYAYGLERKIELLKREAKA
- a CDS encoding S1C family serine protease, yielding MIRRWFGLLLLCVAIPALAQDNRDIDAVSRSVVRVVVVSGGEEGSEVGMGSGVAVTPNQILTNAHVVESAVKGDGFVGIVPSEGTRRYEGKVVAYRADLDLAVVDIGTGRIPPATLYSGIMPDGASVAAIGYPYGVDRALAGSMDTVVTPQSPVKSLGHVAGRRSNARFDTVLHDAAIGRGNSGGPLVDACGRVVGINSFLSLSEGIDSTFAFAISVRELAPFLQKAGVAAALVATPCLSESEAGARDAALTKSDEDAAALEARRGAADAAKAAQEKLTIRDQISGERENGMAIAAVLLVFGALALAGAGVSQMEKHNRLAIIAAIIGVALILASVIVFLGRPKFSDVEDRYATNHPVVIKVADTAVSAAGQNICTLVPDRSRVTVSKTDDVPLDWQDNGCVNGKTQYGANAGTWSRAFVPNTEPTITVQTFDPAKRRYIVERYLMAADAMDAARAIRARYPANGCETDPAARQSVSDMQTAIRQTLPTTPNERLVFDCRAGPKP
- a CDS encoding dienelactone hydrolase family protein; translation: MPFEKMTMSDGAEIEVYRATPAGERRGGLVLIQEIFGVTEHIQELCDGYAADGYEVLAPALYDREHPGFRASYDGPGLERAIELARKLHPFELSMEDTKTCVDALKAKGPVFITGYCYGGSVAFLAACRIEGIAASSGYYGSLIKNYPTEHPRCPTILHFGRFDTGIPITDVDAVEEAQPDVTVYVYEAGHGFNSDRRKDYHDQSAVLARERTLALFRQNGG